The following is a genomic window from bacterium (Candidatus Blackallbacteria) CG13_big_fil_rev_8_21_14_2_50_49_14.
ATGGCCGCTTTGCCAGATTCGGCTTTGACATTTCGGGTGGGAGAAGGAGAAAGCCGGGCCCGTTACCGGCTTCGGAACCAGGATGCTGTTTTGACCCTGCTTGAATTATTGGGGCAGAAATCTTAGCGGAAGATTTTTAAGCCGCTCCTTTCCGGGGCGTGGCCCAGATGGCCAGAACCCAGGGGCAGACCCACAATGTACAAACCTGGAACCTAATAGCTAAACTCAAGGATATTCGCTGAGATAGCTTGCAAATGTTATACCCAAAGGGGTATATTGGTGGGTAGAATCTACCACCAGGAGTATGCCATGAAACCGATTTTGATTCTGATGCTCAGCCTGAGCTTTTTGGGAGCCTGTGCCCCACAGCAGAAACAGGAGACCCCTTCTGAGCAGAGTCAGACCTCTTCAGGGATTCACCAGACCATTCCCGTGACCCAGGCCGCTCAATTGATTCAAAGCACTCCCAATTTGTATATCCTGGATGTGCGTACCGCTGATGAATTTAAGTCAGGGCATCTCGACAAGGCTCAGCAACT
Proteins encoded in this region:
- a CDS encoding rhodanese-like domain-containing protein translates to MLSLSFLGACAPQQKQETPSEQSQTSSGIHQTIPVTQAAQLIQSTPNLYILDVRTADEFKSGHLDKAQQLDYYAPDFESKVKQLDKKKTYLLYCHSGRRSGSTLEIMKTAGFEKVYDLEGGFTQWQGSGQKVVKP